The sequence GCCCTTGGCGCGCAGCTCGTGCGCCTGCCGCGCTACCGGGTTGTCGCGCAGGGCCTGCCTGCCGCCCCACTTGGGTACGCAGCCGCCTCCCGGGGAGACAAAGGCCAGGGTGTACTCCTTCACGCCGGTCTTCTCGGCGCCCTGGAGAAGGTTGTAGGCGGGCTTGAGCGAGGTGTCCACGTACGGCGCGAAAGTGCTGGATTCCTTGGCGGGGGCGGGGCTGCTCTCCCGCGGCGAGGAGGGCACCGGGCCGGGGCGCTTGGGCTTCTCCTGCTCCCCGGCCCCACAGCCCGCGAGCAGCAGGGCCGCAACCACCGCTGCCCCCACCGCAGTTGCGGCCGGCCTCACCGCGCGACTCCTCCGAGGAGCGGGCGCTTCTGCGTCGTTCGTCATCGTCGGGCTGCCTCCATCGGTGGGGGGTGGGCAGTGGTGTGCGGACCTGCCGCCGGGAAGCGACACCAGTGGGGGTACGCCAGGGGCCGGGTGCAGCGGGCTTCGGACAGCAGGTGGACGAGGCGTTCGGGACGGGCACCGGGTGGGTGGGCAGCCCGTCCGTCGGCTTCGGATACGTCACATCATCATCCGTCGAGGGTACTGGATCCGGCGGACCGGCCGCGGTGGCGCCCCCACCGCGGAAGGGCAACGGTTCGCTGTCCCACCGGGCAGGTGCGCCACCGGTGCCCGGCAGGCTCCCACCGGGCCGGGCCGCCGTCATGCTCATGGCGTCACGGCATCACTGCGTCACGGCGTCACGGCGTCACGGCGTCACGGCGTCACAGTGTCTGACGTCACGGCGTCTGACGTCATGGTGTCCTGGCCTCGGGGCCGGCGGGACCGGTGCCCTGGGCAGGGATGCGGGCGCCGGCCCACCCCTGTACCGCAGGCTCTTCCAGCGAGTGGACCCACCAGTCGGCCAGTGCCGTCTCCTCGTCGCTGGGCCGGGGGCCGACTCCCAGCACCCGCATGCCCGCACCTGCGGCGGCCTGGATACCGCAGTGGGAGTCCTCGACGGCCAGCGCGTCACCGGGTTCGACTCCGCAGAGCTCGGCGGCGGTGAGATACACGTCGGGATGAGGCTTGGGCCTCGTCGAGGCATCGGGCACCACGATATGGCGGAAGCAGTCGCGAAGTCCGGCCATATCGAGGCAGGACTCGACGACTTCCAGTGGGCAGTTGCTGGCCACTGCCAGCGGAGCGAACTGCACGGTCGAATGCACCAGTTCCGGCGCCCCGGGCATGGTGGTGGGCTCCGCGGAGACGAGGTCGCGGAAATGCTCGAGCAGTGATTCCGTCATTTCCCCGGTCAGCTCCGGGTGGCCCGCGACATCGGCCATCAGGCGCCCGCATTCGGTGTAGTGCAGCCCCCGGGCCTTTTCCGCGAATGCGGCCGAGGGAGTGAACCCATAGCTGTGCAGCACTCTGTCACGGGCGTCCTGCCAGTGACGTTCGGTGTCCATCAGCGTGCCGTCACAGTCGAAGACGACGGCAGCGGGGGTCCAGGAAAAGATGCTGTCTGCGCTCATCCGCGTTTCCGTTCCGAGGGGCCCGGAGGCGCCGCTGTGACCGGTCGCGAGGGAGGCAGGGCAGCATCGGTTTCACGGACGCCCGGCACCGGGCCGAGGGGATTTCCGGCGGAGGGCAGTCCTCATGGACAGGAGTTCTTCCCGCTCCATGCCGGAACATTACGATCGTTACGTTACGGACGGCAACACAGAGTGGTCAACCGATTCATAAATGTCCATATTTTAGGCTCTACTGATAACCGACAGTTCCGTAGGCCGTCGCGGCGCCGCCCTGGAGGATGCGGAATGCGCACGCCGAGCGGTGCCGGGTGCACACCACACGTGCGGGTGGGGCCAGTTCGGTGAAGCGTGCGGCCTTCAGCCACCCGAAGCGGGGCCGGCTCAGCCTGCCCCGGCTGTGGTACGAGGCGGCCTGACGGGCGGCCTCCAGCAGCACCATGCCGGGCACGTGATCGGTGGCGTGGTCGAAGAAGAACGGGTGCAGCGGGTCGGCCGGCGACACCAACAGCCCCTCCTCGTCGAGTGCGAGGACCGCGTCGTGCGGATGGTTCACCGTCAGCCGGGCGGCCGACGGGCGGATGTGCCGATCCGCAGGGCGGGCCGGGACGGAATGAGCCGCCCTTCCGGCGCGCAGCGCGGTGAAGCGCGCGCCGTCCAGGAATCGCACGCCCCCGCCACCGCAGCCGAACGTCACCCCGCGGGCGGCGAAGGTGACGTTCAGTCGCAGGCCCACGACGGTCTTGTCCGGCGTGTGTCGTACGGCGCTCACCCGGGCGCAGCAGGTGATCTCGGTCGCGCCGGCGCGGGCCGGTGGCTCGTCGGCGGGCCTGACGTGGAAGTACAGGTCGGTGATGACCGCGTGACACGCCGGAGGGACGGCGTAGAACCGCAGGGGAATGCACAGGCCGAGCTGGCGCAGCGTTTCCACCAGAATCAGCGGGCTGTGCCGCTGCGATCCGTCACGGGGGAAGGTCGCATGCGCGCGCGGCCATGACGCCGCGGCACGGAAGACGTGCGCGGTATCGGCCGGCTGCACATCGGTAAGAAGAACCTCCGCCACCGAAGTCCGGTGCACCAGCTCCCGCTCAACCGTACGGGACCGGCTGAGCGGCTCACTCTTTCCGGCGATGCTGCCCGTTGGCGTGCTCATACGACCAGGGAATACCGAAATTCGAACGTGCGCACCCTTGAATTCCGAGTCGCATGGAACGGTAGGTTGCCAGCCGGCCGAACCAGAACGATGTCTGAGGTGTGTGTGCAGATCCGGGCGAAGACGACGCGCAGGTCCCTTCTTGAGGCGGCAGCAACCCTGTTCGACGAGCGAGGGTATGCCGGTACCAGCATCAGTGACATCAGTGCGCATTCCGGTCGCACCAGCGGTGCCATTTATTTCCACTACGCCAGCAAGGAGAAGCTCGCCCTTGCCATCGTCGAGGAGCATTTCGCCACCTGGCCGCATTTGATCAGCCGGCACCGGCAGCCCGGCCTGCCTGCCCTGGAAAATCTCGTCGGACTGAGCTTCGAGGTGGCCCGGGCCTTCCGTGACGACATCGTCGTCCGGGCCGGTGCCCGCCTGTGGGCCGAACGCAAAGCCATCGACACGCAGCTTCCCGCACCGTTCCTCGGCTGGATCGGCGCGGTCACCCAGCTCCTCGAAGGGGCCGCCCGCAACGGGGAACTCGCTGCCGACGTACCACCTGCCGCCACCGCCCACGGCATCGTCTGCGCCTTCTTCGGTCTGCACACCGTCTCCGACGCCCTGGACGGCCGCCGGCACATCGAGGAGCACCTGGACGACCTGTGGCATCTGCTGCTTCGCGGCCTGCAGGCCGATCCGGATCCAGCCGCTCTGCTCGCTCGTGTGCGACGGCGGATGCGCGACCACGGGACGGCGTCCGGGACGGAATCCGGGACGGCGTAGCCGGAGGGAAGACCTCAACTGCGGGTGCCACATGCCGCGTTGGGCGCCTGAGGACGTCCCGGGGTCCGGTAGGAGGCCGCCCGGTGCACGGGGGCTGCTGGTCAGTGCGCAGGGGCCGGACGGTAGCCTGCTGCGGTTCATATCGAGCTTCCTACGTTTCTGTAGTCAACCACGGGGGATTTCAGGCATGTCCGCACCGCCGCCCTATCAGAACCAGCCACCGCAGCAGCCGTACGGGTATCCGCAACAGCAGCCATACGGGCAACAACAGCCTCACGGGCAGCAGCAGCCATACGGGTATCAGCAGCAACCGCAGGCGCCACAAGGGCCTCAAGGGCCGCAGGGCCCTCGGCGGCCGCAGCAGCAGAGCAGCCCGCTGCGGGGGCTGATCACCGCCGTCATCGTCCTGGCAGTCTTCGGCGGCGGTGCCTGGTACGTGTGGGACTACAACACCGATCCCCATGGCGGCAAGGCCAAGGCGGAGGCCTCGGCGGCCGCGCGGGCCGAGGAGAACAAGAAGTACAACCCGCAGGTCGGGGACTGCGTCAAGATCCACGACCCCAAGGGGGAACCGCTGGCGGAGATCGTCGACTGCGGCTCGGCGGAGGCCGAGTACAAGACCGGCGACCGGTTGACCGGCGCCGGCGCGCGGTGCGGATCGCAATTCGACTACGGCATGCACGTTTCGATCCGTCACAGCTCTTCCTACACGCTGTGCTTCACCAAGGTCTGACTACCTGATGCGCCCTCCGGCCGTCACCCGAAAGGAACGGGTGGCGGCCGGAGTCGTGCCGCCCCAGGGGAGCCGTGTGCCGTCCCGGGCCGCTGCCGTGCGGCCCTCCCCGGCCCTCCCGGCCCTCCCCCGGCTCAGCTCCCGTCCGGGGCGGCGCCGCCGAGGGGCGCGGTGAGCGACAGCCGGCGCACCCCGCGAAGGTGGCCGTCGAGTTCGCCCGGCTCGAAGCGGCACATGCCCACCGCATGCCAGAACTCGCCCGCAATATCCCCCTCGTACTTGTAGCCGCCTGAGGGTGAGAGCGCGGCCCAGCCTCCCGGCACCCCGATCAATGTGGCCTGCAGGGACGGATCGCCCTGGTCGGGCACGGTCCACAGCCGGACCGTGCCGTCCTCGCCGCCACTGGCGAGCAGCGAGCCGTCCGGGCTGAAGGCGGTCGAGAGGATCCGCCCCGTGTGCGCGGTCAGTTGGCCGGTCTCCTGTCCGTCGCGCGGATCCCACAGCCGGACGATCCGGTCGTCGCCTGCCGTGGCCAGCAGGGGGCGGGTGGGGTGCACGGCGGCGGCCCACAGCCGGCCGGCGTGCCCGCGGAGCCGGTGCTGCGGCCTCCCGTCGGCCCAGATGATGGCGTCACCGTCCCAGGACGCGCTGACCAGCCAGGAGTCTCCGGGGCCAAATGCCACCGTGTACACCCGGTCCCGGTGCGCCTGGAGTTCGGCGGTGAGGCGGCTGTCCTGGATGTCCCAGATGCGTACGGAGCGGTCGTCGCAGCCGGTCGCCAGCAGCGTGCCGCCGGCGCTGAATGCGATCGACCGCACCCGGCCGCGGTGCTGGGCGAGTGTCGTCACATGGGTGCCCGTACTGCGGTACCACAGGCGCACCGTGTCGTCGTCGTTCGCCGTGGCCAGCAGTTCGCCGTCTCTGCTGAACGCCTCGGCCCACACATGGTCGGTCTCGGCATCGATCTCGCGCTGATACTCGCCCGTGGCGGCGTTCCACAGGTATACGTCGCCGTCGTTGCTGGAGGTGCCGAGGAGGGCTCCGCCGGCCCCGGTGGGGCTGAAGACGGCCGATACCAGGCGGCCGCTGTGGCCGCTGAGTTCCCTGAGGCGCCGGCCGGTCGCCGGTTCCCACAGCCGGACGACGCCGTCGTTGCTGCTGGCCGCCAGGTAGGAGCCGTCGGAGCTGAAGGCCAGGGTGCCGATCCGGCGTCCGTGGCCGCGCAGGATGCGCCGGCCCTGGCCACTGGCGGTGTCCCACAGCCGGACCACGCCGTCGTTGCCGGCCGTCACCAGCAGCGGTCCTGACTCGCCGCCGCCGATACCGCCGCGCGGCCGGAACCGGCAGGTCCAGACGGATCCGCGGTGGTCGGGGGGCTGCTGGCGCAGGGGGGACACGGACCAGCCGGGGGCGTCGCCGGGGTGGCCCCGGCCGTCGGCCGCGGCTCCCGCCGTGACCCGCCACAGCCGGACGGCGCCGTCGCTGTCGCCCGCCGCCAGCAGCGTGCCGTCGGTGTCGAACACCACCTGGTAGACGGCGCCGGTGCCCCGGCCGGGCTGTGCGGCCGGTTGCCCGGTCACCGGGTCCCACAGCCGTACCTGTCCGTCGGTGTCGCCGCTGGCCAGCAGCGTGCCGCTCGGGTGGAAGTCCAGGGTGTAGACGCGACCGGTGTGGCCGGTGAAGGTGTGGCGCAGCCGTCCCGAGGCCACGTCCCACACCCGTACGGTGCCGCCCTGGTCGCCGCCCCTGTCCCCCGTCGCCAGCAGGGACCCGTCCGGGCTGAACTGCGTCCGGTTGCAGACGCCTTCGTGGCCGGGCAGCTCGGCGCACAGGCGGCCGGTGCGGGTGTCCCACAGCCGTACGCCCGCGGCCGCGTCGCCGGTGGCCAGGGTCCGGCCGTCGGGGCTGAAGACCGCGGTGAAGACGGGGGCCGCATGACCGAGCAGTTCGTGCCGCCGGGTGCCGGTGGCCACGTCCCACAGGGTGACGGTGCCTTCCGCGTCTCCGGTGGCGAGGAGTGTGCCGTCCGGGTCGAGGGAGACCGGCCACACCCCGCTCGGGTGGATGTCCAACCGGTGCAGGCAGGCGCCGGAGACGGCGTCCCACAGCCGCACGGTGCCGTCCGCACCGCCCGTGGCGAGGAGGTCCTGGCGGAACTTCACCGCGTAGACGCGGCCGACGTGGCCCTGCAGGGTGCGCAGCGCCGTGCCGGTGGCGGCGTCGCACACCAGGACGCCGCCGTCCTCGCTGCCCACGGCGAGCAGTTCGCCGTCGGTGCTGTACGAGACCGGTTCGGGCAGCCGGACGGACTGCATGCCGAAGCCGTAAGGAACGCCGACCGCGGAGGGCCGGAAGCCCGCGTCGACGGGCATGCCAGGGGCCAGGGAGGCGGTGCGCAGCTCGGGGCGGCGCAGGGTTTCGTCGTCGGTGGTCGCGTCGATCAGCGCGGCCCGGTTCCAGTGGCTGCCCGCGGTCCGCACGCCGCTCAGGTCGGCGCGGATCAGCCGGGCCCGACGCAGGTCGGCGCCGCGCAGGTCGGCACCGGAGAGGTCGGCGTCGTCCAGCCGGGCGCCGACCAGGCGGGCGTCGCGCAGCACCGCTCCGGCGAGGTTGGCGCCGACCAGCTGAGTGTCGGTGAGGTCGGCGCGGGTCAGGTCGACGCCGGAGAAGTCCCGGTGGGAAAGGTCTTCGCCGGCGAGGGCGGCGCCGCGCAGGTCGGTGTGGGCGGGCACCCGGAGCCGGGCGAGGACCTTGACCGCGTTGGCGCGGGCGACCTCGTCGGCCTGCCCGCGGCGCCGCCCCTCCCCTTCGCCGTCCTCGTCCGGGCCGTCCAGGACCCGCTCGGCCCACTCCTGGCAGGTGCGGTGGTCGGCGAGGTCGCAGAGGAATTCGACGGTGAGCTGGCTGAGCGGGCGGCGCGCCAGCAGCTCGTACTCGCCGCGGACGAGCCGGGTCGCGGCCTCGCGGGCCACCAGCCACTCCACGATGGAGCTGTGGATGAACTGGAACAGCCCCTCGTCGCTGCGCACCAGCAGGCTGCCGGAGCCGATCGCGTGGGCGGCCTCCCGCGCGGAGAGCCTGATGTCCGCCAGGCCCGTCAACGTACCTGCGACATCGGTGAGTTCGTCGAGACTCAGGGTGCTCTGGCCGCTGGACCACAGCCGCAGCGCGAGGGTGGTCACCGCGTCCCACCGCTGGTCGAGGTTCATCCCCGGGGCCGCCCCGACGCCGCCCTGGCCGCGCCGCTCCTCGAACTGCAGCCAGGAGGTGAGCACTTCTTCGTAGAGTCCGGCGGCGCTGAGGGCGCGCCCGGCCCCGGCGACGGCGCGCAGCCGGTCGTGGTCGAGGTCGGCGACAAAGCTGAGCAGCCGCGGGTTGCGGCACAGCGCCAGCAGGTCGGGGATGCCTTCGAGGAGCCGCACCCGGCGGTCGGCGGCCTGTTCGTCGCCGTAGCGGTTGGCCAGGTAGGTGCGGATCTGCTGGGGCGTGAACTCCTGGAGGGCGAGGACGCGGCGCTGCGGGAGCAGTCCGACGCGCTCGCCGAGGGCGGTGAGCACCTGCGACTGGGACTTGAAGTGCTGGTTGCGGCTGCTGACAACGACCTTGGCGTGGTCCACGACGGCGTCGAGCAGGACTTGCAGCCGGTCGGTGGCCCGCTCGTAGCTGACCCTGTTCGCCAGTTCGTCGAAGCCGTCGAAGAGCAGGACGATCCGGCCCTGCTGGAACATGTAGCGGAAGGCGCGGAGGTTGACGGAGTCGACGCCGTGGTTCGCCAGGTGGGCGGCGACCAGGCCGTCCAGCGAATACGCCCGGTCGAGGGTGTTGAGCTCGATGAACAGCGGGACGAGGTGGGGCATCTCCTCGGGGATGCGGCGGGCGAGCTCGCGCAGCGCGAAGGTCTTGCCGTGTCCGAAGTCCCCCAGGAGCAGCAGGAACCGGCCGTGGTCGGCCTCCAGCAGCCGGAGCATGTCGTCGACGAGTCCGTCGCGCTCCTCGCCGCCGGGGCGTTCGACCTCCCGGTAGCGCTGCGGGAGGTAGAGGTCGGGCCGGTAGCGGTGGTCGGTGCGCAGCCGTTCGGTCTGGGCGGTGACGTAGTCGCGCAGGTCCAGCAGGCCCTGGAACTCGGTGAAGCTGCGGATGCGGACGCCCCGGCGGCGGGCCCGCTCCCGTAGTTCGCGGGCCGGCGCGGGCCCGTCGTGGACGAGTTCGGCGTCGGGTTCGGTGTCGGAGGCGTGGACGTGGTCGAGGAAGGCGTCGGTGTCCTCGGGGGAGGGGGTGCCGTGGCAGACCCCCACCCGCTGCTGCCGGACGAAGCCGGACTCGTTCCAGGTGACCAGGAGTTGCGGCGGGCTGCCGGCGATGCGGCGCAGCTGGGCACCGTCGTGGCGGGTGCGGCAGACCTCGGCGACCCGGGCGACGAGTTCGTCGAGCGGGTCGTCGAGGGTGCGGGCTTCCAGCCCGGGTTCGTGTTCCGGCACGCCGGGCCCGGCGGTCTCCGGTGTGCCGTCTCCGGGCGGGCCGCTCCCGTCGTCGGGCTGCGGGCGCGGCGGTCCGAAGACGCGCTGGGCCCGCCGCCAGCCGGTCGCGAAGTGTTCGGGCTCCGCGTCGGGGCGCTCCCGCCAGCGGGTGAGGCCGTCGCGGGTGATCCGCAGCAGTTGGTGCCGGGCGGGAGCGGTGGCACCGTAGACGGGCAGTTCGCCCGTGGTGAGGGGCAGGGACGGTGTGGCGGTGGGCGCCGCGGAAGCGGAGCGGCGGTCTCCGGTGGGGCCGTGCAGCAGGAGGTGCAGCCGGGGTGCGGT is a genomic window of Streptomyces sp. Edi2 containing:
- a CDS encoding HAD family phosphatase, producing MSADSIFSWTPAAVVFDCDGTLMDTERHWQDARDRVLHSYGFTPSAAFAEKARGLHYTECGRLMADVAGHPELTGEMTESLLEHFRDLVSAEPTTMPGAPELVHSTVQFAPLAVASNCPLEVVESCLDMAGLRDCFRHIVVPDASTRPKPHPDVYLTAAELCGVEPGDALAVEDSHCGIQAAAGAGMRVLGVGPRPSDEETALADWWVHSLEEPAVQGWAGARIPAQGTGPAGPEARTP
- a CDS encoding ScbA/BarX family gamma-butyrolactone biosynthesis protein — translated: MSTPTGSIAGKSEPLSRSRTVERELVHRTSVAEVLLTDVQPADTAHVFRAAASWPRAHATFPRDGSQRHSPLILVETLRQLGLCIPLRFYAVPPACHAVITDLYFHVRPADEPPARAGATEITCCARVSAVRHTPDKTVVGLRLNVTFAARGVTFGCGGGGVRFLDGARFTALRAGRAAHSVPARPADRHIRPSAARLTVNHPHDAVLALDEEGLLVSPADPLHPFFFDHATDHVPGMVLLEAARQAASYHSRGRLSRPRFGWLKAARFTELAPPARVVCTRHRSACAFRILQGGAATAYGTVGYQ
- a CDS encoding ScbR family autoregulator-binding transcription factor; translation: MQIRAKTTRRSLLEAAATLFDERGYAGTSISDISAHSGRTSGAIYFHYASKEKLALAIVEEHFATWPHLISRHRQPGLPALENLVGLSFEVARAFRDDIVVRAGARLWAERKAIDTQLPAPFLGWIGAVTQLLEGAARNGELAADVPPAATAHGIVCAFFGLHTVSDALDGRRHIEEHLDDLWHLLLRGLQADPDPAALLARVRRRMRDHGTASGTESGTA
- a CDS encoding TIR domain-containing protein codes for the protein MVARQEFGEPETRPETGPLDFFISYSPADERWASWIAWTLEEAGYRTVVQAWDFVPGTNFVDFMDRGVSESAAVIAVLSSNYERSRYGRMEWQAALRADPDAPERRLLTVRVEDIPVEGLLATITYVDLVGVTDTAAAREMLLTRVGQALDGRARPTSRPGYPGGPATGPATPAAIPRPQSGDGRPLGRPGWAGRRRPAVPPQYPQEPGAQHAREAVTVLHLAGPAFGRGQDPAELQAAIWGDLVELTDAGAPAPDLLVVTGDLTASGSPRETDQALSFLTGLRSLLGLEPHRLAVVPGGQDVSQAACRAYFHTCEADEMQPRPPYWPKWRHYARLFHELYQGLDVVFDSDQPWSLFPVPELRTVIAGLNSSMAYSHRPDDQYGWLGPEQAAWFAQALRPYEQEGWLRLGALRHPVTEAPGRAGSAHGPGPLRDTADLARLTAPRLHLLLHGPTGDRRSASAAPTATPSLPLTTGELPVYGATAPARHQLLRITRDGLTRWRERPDAEPEHFATGWRRAQRVFGPPRPQPDDGSGPPGDGTPETAGPGVPEHEPGLEARTLDDPLDELVARVAEVCRTRHDGAQLRRIAGSPPQLLVTWNESGFVRQQRVGVCHGTPSPEDTDAFLDHVHASDTEPDAELVHDGPAPARELRERARRRGVRIRSFTEFQGLLDLRDYVTAQTERLRTDHRYRPDLYLPQRYREVERPGGEERDGLVDDMLRLLEADHGRFLLLLGDFGHGKTFALRELARRIPEEMPHLVPLFIELNTLDRAYSLDGLVAAHLANHGVDSVNLRAFRYMFQQGRIVLLFDGFDELANRVSYERATDRLQVLLDAVVDHAKVVVSSRNQHFKSQSQVLTALGERVGLLPQRRVLALQEFTPQQIRTYLANRYGDEQAADRRVRLLEGIPDLLALCRNPRLLSFVADLDHDRLRAVAGAGRALSAAGLYEEVLTSWLQFEERRGQGGVGAAPGMNLDQRWDAVTTLALRLWSSGQSTLSLDELTDVAGTLTGLADIRLSAREAAHAIGSGSLLVRSDEGLFQFIHSSIVEWLVAREAATRLVRGEYELLARRPLSQLTVEFLCDLADHRTCQEWAERVLDGPDEDGEGEGRRRGQADEVARANAVKVLARLRVPAHTDLRGAALAGEDLSHRDFSGVDLTRADLTDTQLVGANLAGAVLRDARLVGARLDDADLSGADLRGADLRRARLIRADLSGVRTAGSHWNRAALIDATTDDETLRRPELRTASLAPGMPVDAGFRPSAVGVPYGFGMQSVRLPEPVSYSTDGELLAVGSEDGGVLVCDAATGTALRTLQGHVGRVYAVKFRQDLLATGGADGTVRLWDAVSGACLHRLDIHPSGVWPVSLDPDGTLLATGDAEGTVTLWDVATGTRRHELLGHAAPVFTAVFSPDGRTLATGDAAAGVRLWDTRTGRLCAELPGHEGVCNRTQFSPDGSLLATGDRGGDQGGTVRVWDVASGRLRHTFTGHTGRVYTLDFHPSGTLLASGDTDGQVRLWDPVTGQPAAQPGRGTGAVYQVVFDTDGTLLAAGDSDGAVRLWRVTAGAAADGRGHPGDAPGWSVSPLRQQPPDHRGSVWTCRFRPRGGIGGGESGPLLVTAGNDGVVRLWDTASGQGRRILRGHGRRIGTLAFSSDGSYLAASSNDGVVRLWEPATGRRLRELSGHSGRLVSAVFSPTGAGGALLGTSSNDGDVYLWNAATGEYQREIDAETDHVWAEAFSRDGELLATANDDDTVRLWYRSTGTHVTTLAQHRGRVRSIAFSAGGTLLATGCDDRSVRIWDIQDSRLTAELQAHRDRVYTVAFGPGDSWLVSASWDGDAIIWADGRPQHRLRGHAGRLWAAAVHPTRPLLATAGDDRIVRLWDPRDGQETGQLTAHTGRILSTAFSPDGSLLASGGEDGTVRLWTVPDQGDPSLQATLIGVPGGWAALSPSGGYKYEGDIAGEFWHAVGMCRFEPGELDGHLRGVRRLSLTAPLGGAAPDGS